In a genomic window of Scyliorhinus torazame isolate Kashiwa2021f chromosome 5, sScyTor2.1, whole genome shotgun sequence:
- the LOC140421702 gene encoding uncharacterized protein produces MEKPWKCGDCGKGFNYPSRLEAHRRSHIGANQMEKPWICDDCGKGFNYPYLLEYHRQSHTGKKPFICSECGKGFTTLSHLLSHQRIHTQERPFSCFTCGKRFSCSSNLNAHQRVHTGGKLFTCSLCGKDLAGPSGLWSHQQIHRGVKLFTCSVCGKGFTLSSNLLSHQRIHTEERPFSCTSCGKRFRSSSKLSAHKWAHTGERPFTCSMCGNEFTNSSSLQSHQRIHTEEKPIVCTYCGKSFRQLSILTAHQCTHTGERPFTCSECGKGFTQSGSLHLHKRTHTGERPFTCSECGKGYTRSSHLLTHQRVHNCLHGLDSAVKHIQD; encoded by the coding sequence atggagaaaccgtggaaatgtggggactgtgggaagggattcaattatccatcccggctggaagctcatcgacgcagtcacattgGGGCTAACCAAATGGAGAAACCATGGATATGCGATgattgtggtaaaggattcaattatCCATACCTGCTGGAATACCATCGACAgagtcacactggaaagaagccattcatctgttccgagtgtgggaagggattcacaacattatcccacctgctgtcacaccagcgtattcacacacaggagagaccgttcagctgctttaCCTGTGGAAAGAGGTTCTCATGTTCATCCAACCTCAATgcacatcaacgagttcacacggGGGGGAAGTTGTTCACCTGTTCCTTGTGTGGGAAGGATTTAGCTGGTCCATCCGGTCTTTggtcacaccagcaaattcacagagGGGTGAAgctgttcacctgttctgtgtgtgggaagggcttcactctgtcatccaacctgctgtcacaccagagaattcacactgaggagaggccgttcagctgcacttcctgtggaaagaggttcagatCTTCATCTAAACTCAGTGCACACAAGTgggctcacactggagagaggccattcacctgctccatgtgtgggaatgaATTCACTAATTCATCCAGCCtccagtcacaccagcgaattcacacagagGAGAAGCCAATCGTTTGCACAtactgtggaaagagtttcaggcaGTTATCAATCCTCACTGCACATCAGtgcactcacactggagagagaccattcacttgctctgagtgtgggaagggatttactcagtctggcagcctgcatttacacaagcgcactcacaccggggaaaggccgttcacctgctctgagtgtgggaagggatacactcggtcatcccatctgctgacacaccagcgagttcacaactgTCTGCAtggtttggattctgctgttaagcACATCCAGGATTGA